In the Aneurinibacillus soli genome, one interval contains:
- a CDS encoding nitrous oxide reductase accessory protein NosL, with the protein MKGLRKISSLILAVSVCASLSVAAVPVQQVDAAPKSTVAPKITLAPQEPAADEKCAMCKMTVYPKDHKMGAFTSQLVTADDKRVFFDDMGCMLNFKRLQSKPTKAGWVRDHDTKEWVAYSKAVLVDADIETPMGFGVATFASKARAQTFMQKNPQLHGNLMTWEEATAIAKKKYEMKKKMNM; encoded by the coding sequence GTGAAGGGATTACGTAAAATTAGTAGTTTAATATTGGCGGTAAGTGTATGTGCTTCGCTTAGTGTGGCAGCTGTACCTGTGCAACAGGTAGATGCAGCACCAAAGTCGACAGTAGCGCCGAAGATCACATTGGCACCACAGGAACCGGCAGCAGATGAGAAATGCGCAATGTGCAAAATGACTGTCTATCCAAAAGATCATAAGATGGGAGCTTTCACATCACAATTGGTAACAGCAGATGACAAACGCGTGTTTTTTGATGACATGGGCTGCATGCTGAACTTCAAGCGCCTGCAGAGTAAGCCGACGAAAGCAGGCTGGGTGCGCGATCATGACACAAAAGAATGGGTTGCGTATTCCAAAGCGGTGCTCGTTGATGCCGATATCGAGACACCAATGGGATTTGGCGTTGCTACATTTGCTTCCAAAGCAAGAGCTCAGACATTTATGCAGAAAAACCCGCAGCTTCATGGGAATTTGATGACGTGGGAAGAAGCGACGGCAATCGCCAAGAAAAAGTATGAAATGAAAAAGAAAATGAATATGTAG
- a CDS encoding TIGR01777 family oxidoreductase, with protein sequence MHIAIAGGSGFIGAHLVKNWRKQGNQVTVISRSCAKVRSELPLTDCVTWDELAAQPDRLDGVDAIVNMAGESIHSGRWTNERKQRILLSRVDTTQKIAALVEEMNRKPSVVINGSAIGVYGMSDEARFDEDSLAAGSDFLAHVSGQWEAEADRIPVERLVKIRTGVVLGVEGGAFPKMAEPYKLFAGGRIGSGRQWLSWIHIDDYVRLLDFCLHTQNVSGVVNATAPHPVTNDEFGRALGQALRRPHLIPVPAFVLKLLFGEMAELLLSGQHVAPTRALAAGFTFKYPSVKLAVQDLVSKM encoded by the coding sequence ATGCATATTGCAATTGCCGGAGGAAGCGGATTTATTGGAGCGCATCTGGTGAAAAATTGGCGAAAGCAAGGGAATCAAGTAACCGTCATTTCCCGCAGTTGCGCAAAAGTGCGGAGTGAATTGCCGCTGACAGATTGCGTCACATGGGACGAGCTTGCGGCACAGCCGGATCGTCTGGACGGTGTGGATGCGATCGTAAATATGGCCGGGGAGTCGATTCACAGCGGGCGCTGGACGAATGAGCGTAAGCAGCGCATTTTGTTATCGCGTGTGGATACGACACAAAAAATCGCCGCACTTGTGGAAGAGATGAACCGGAAGCCGTCTGTCGTGATCAACGGATCAGCGATCGGTGTGTACGGCATGTCAGATGAAGCGCGGTTCGATGAAGACAGCCTGGCTGCGGGCAGTGATTTTCTGGCGCATGTGAGCGGACAGTGGGAAGCGGAGGCGGATCGCATTCCGGTCGAGCGACTTGTTAAAATCCGCACGGGAGTGGTGCTCGGTGTGGAGGGAGGAGCGTTTCCGAAGATGGCAGAACCATATAAGCTGTTTGCAGGCGGGCGGATCGGCAGTGGCCGCCAGTGGCTGTCGTGGATTCATATCGACGATTATGTGCGGCTGCTTGATTTTTGTTTACATACTCAAAACGTGAGCGGAGTTGTGAATGCGACTGCGCCACATCCGGTTACGAATGACGAATTTGGCAGGGCGCTCGGACAGGCGTTGCGGCGGCCCCATTTGATTCCGGTCCCGGCATTTGTGCTCAAATTACTGTTCGGCGAAATGGCCGAGCTTTTGTTGAGCGGTCAGCATGTGGCACCGACGCGGGCGCTTGCTGCCGGGTTTACGTTCAAGTATCCATCGGTTAAGCTTGCGGTGCAGGATTTGGTGAGCAAAATGTGA